The Mycoplasma nasistruthionis genome contains a region encoding:
- a CDS encoding helicase-related protein, producing MVDPIITIKPTEGQMQDVYQTVLDQRKRNERTLVLTTTKRLAEEVSSHLTSKGIKAAFIHSEHKTFDRNEILRRLRLGTYEVVIGINLLREGIDLPEVSKVLVLDAGGTGFARDARSLIQITGRAARNANGEAVFYTDEITSNIQKCLDDNKMKREIQLAYNKEHNIVPKTIIKAIPERITVNGGAIKFDELTIIKSQRSKHANDGKTMTLKDTIEDLRKQMEQAAKERNFEKAIELRDLILELEGDNEK from the coding sequence TTGGTTGACCCTATTATTACTATTAAGCCAACAGAAGGCCAAATGCAAGATGTTTATCAAACAGTTTTAGATCAAAGAAAAAGAAATGAGAGAACTTTAGTTCTAACAACAACTAAAAGGCTTGCTGAAGAAGTTTCAAGCCATTTAACTTCAAAAGGGATTAAGGCTGCTTTTATTCACTCAGAACACAAAACATTTGATCGTAACGAAATTTTAAGAAGATTAAGATTAGGAACTTATGAAGTTGTTATTGGAATTAACTTGCTTCGTGAAGGAATAGATTTACCAGAAGTTTCAAAAGTTTTAGTTTTAGATGCTGGAGGAACAGGATTTGCTAGAGATGCTCGCAGCTTGATCCAAATTACCGGTAGGGCTGCTAGAAATGCAAATGGTGAAGCTGTTTTTTACACTGATGAAATTACATCAAATATTCAAAAGTGTCTTGACGATAATAAAATGAAGCGTGAAATTCAACTTGCTTATAATAAAGAACACAATATAGTGCCTAAAACAATTATTAAAGCAATTCCTGAAAGAATTACAGTCAATGGTGGGGCTATTAAGTTTGATGAGTTAACAATCATCAAATCACAAAGAAGTAAACACGCTAATGATGGCAAAACAATGACGCTGAAAGATACCATAGAAGATTTAAGAAAACAAATGGAACAAGCTGCTAAAGAAAGAAATTTTGAAAAGGCGATTGAATTACGTGACCTAATTTTAGAACTGGAGGGGGATAATGAAAAATAA